AACAAATGTTCAGTGCATTATCTGCATTTTGGTGGGCCCAAGCAGTGGTATTCTATACCGTGCTCAAGTACGGACCAATTTTTGGACTTTTTATCCAAGGATCTGCCAACTGATAAGAAAAACTGTCCTGCATTCATGAGTCATCAAAATATCTTAACTTCTCcggattttttgaaagaacatGACATAAAGTTTAATAGAGTACCACAATTCCAGCACGAATTCATCATAACGTTCCCTTATAGTGCATACTCCGGGTTTGATTATAGTTACAATCTTTGCGAATCTACTGAATTCTTACTGGACCGTCAAACCGTCCTTAGAAAGCAACCTTTAAAGTGTCTTTGTGGACctaaaaaggaagaggagaAAACTGGTGCGTTCTCAAATTTATCCTATGATTCTAATGAATCCGAACAACGAGAATCCATCAATGACAACGACAATGATAATGATCTGTTTCAAAAGGTTCGAAGTTTTGATGAGTTGCTAAATCATTCCTCTCAAGAGCTGCAAAATTTAGAAGATAATAAGAATCCCTTATTTTCCAACATTAACATGACCAGACCACAAAGTAGTTCTCTTCGATCCACCACACCCACTGGTGTAAACCAGTTTTTGAACATGAACCAGACCACAATAAGCAGAATTTCTTCCCCGCTGCTTTCAAGAATGATGGATCTATCAAATATCGTGGAGCCCACTTTGGATGTTCCCACttccaaattcaaaagaaaggtTTTAACTCCACAATTGCCCCAGATGAATATTCCATCGAATTCCAGTAATTTTGGCACTCCTTCTTTAACAAATACAAATTCTTTGCTATCTAACATAACGGCTACGTCGACTAATCCATCTACATTGACAAATGGTAATCAAAACTacaataatagtaataataataatgatgatgacgataataacaataataataataataatattagtaacaataataataatagtaataataacgaTAATAACTCCAATGGCGTTGCCAATGCTACTGCCGCCATTGCCGCAACTAACAATACTACAGGTGCCAATAGTACTACAAATAACAGTAGTAATAACAATATCTCAACGGTGCCTTCTTCGATGATGCATTCGTCCACTTTGAATGGGTCTTCAGGTCTAGGTGGCGATAACGATGACAACATGCTGGCTTTAAGTTTGGCCACATTGGCCAACAGTGCTACTGCTTCGCCAAGACTGACGCTGCCGCCGTTGTCTTCACCGATGAATTCAAATGGAAATATTGCATTCAACGGCAATAGTAGTAATGGCAATAATTCATATTCAAACGGTGCAGCTGTGGCTACTGGTGCTGCTACATCAGCGCCTCATAGTCTACCGATAGTGTCTCCGAATCCAACGTATAGTCCGAATCCATTATCTCTTTACTTAACCAACTCCAAGAATCCATTAAATTCAGGTCTTGCTCCATTATCACCTTCAACCTCTAACATCCCGTTCCTCAAGAGAAATAATGTGGTTACTTTGAATATCTCAAGGGAAGCTTCAAAGAGTCCCATATCTTCCTTTGTCAACGATTATAGGTCTCCCTTGGGTGTGAGTAACCCACTCATGTATTCTTCCACAATTAACGATTATTCTAATGGTACTGGAATTCGTCagaatagtaataatattaatcCATTAGATGCAGGTCCATCTTTTTCTCCTCTTCACAAAAAACCCAAAATACTAAGTGGTGACGATAAtagcaacaacaatagtAACTTTGATTACAGTTTTACCGGTAATAAACAAGAACCCACTTCCGCCATCTTGAACGATAATACTAATAACGATGATAACTATCgtaattcttcaatgaataaTAATGGTATCGGCTATCATTCACATTCTTCTAAGTTCGGTGAAAACGAAGTTATTATGTCAGATCATGGTAAGATTTACATTTGTCGGGAATGTAATAGACAGTTCTCTTCTGGTCATCATCTAACAAGACACAAAAAGTCCGTTCATTCTGGTGAAAAACCTCATTCTTGTCCAAGATGTGGAAAAAGATTCAAGAGAAGAGATCATGTTCTGCAACatttgaacaagaaaattccATGTACtcaagaaatggaaaatgctAAAGTAGCTGAATCATAGGAAGGGTAAAATGACATACAAAATGGgtttaagaaaaaaaattctaaaCTTTTTCCtgtaataatatttttttttttttttatttttggttttctataatgtatttattttccatGTTTTAATTATTCTCTACTGAAACCTTTTCTTCGAATTAATCTACTTTATTGTTAActcaaaaatttataaatttGCTATATTTTTCTATCCGTCGTTTGTTGTTTGTAAAAAAACCTGTTTCTAGTGACCATgagttggaaaaaaaaaaaagagacaaCTTTTTTACATAGTATATGAAGATTATTTATGAATCTAAATTATCAATTATGCTaaataaacttttcaaaacatttcCTTTGATGTTCCAATCATAGTTCAAAACGCCTTCGCCAGAACCTAATTTTGTATTTTGGAGTCCATCTCCGTATACAATCCGAACGAAATCACTTTGTAAACCACCAGATAAAGAAACTACTTCACCTTCCAAGTTGTTGGCGGCCAAATCACGCTCTTTGGCTAACCTGGAAGTATGTTCCAAATTATCAGCCGCAATCTGCGCGTTGTCGATGAtgtcttttgaaattccGCACATTGACGCCACATGCATACCAAAGGAACCTTCACTCTGTCCTTCGAGCATCTTGTATAAGAATGTAACGTTCCTGGTCGCCTCATCCACTAGAATGCTCATCTTCAGTGGCCTTACCTGAGGATGATGTTTAAAACTTGATGCCAGCGTCCCGTAATGTGTCGCGAAAAAGCCCAAACTTTGAATATGTGTTGCCACATGATGTAGTACACCTTCTGCAATGGCAAACCCATCGCTGGACGAGCCTCCTCTTCCAAGTTCATCAACAACCAATAATGATCTATTCGTTGCCAAatctaatatttttttcgtttctgCCAATTCTACGAAGAATGTAGATTTACCTTGCATAATGTTATCATTAGCGCCCAAACGTGTCATGATTCTATCGATTGGTGTCAAAACAGCGGATTCACAAGGAACATAGCATCCCATTTGCGCCATAATCACTGCAATACACGCCATTCTCAATATGGTAGATTTACCGGCTGCATTTGCACCAGTTAACAGCCCCAATCTGGGCTGTTCTTTACCTAATTCAATGTCATTGGGAATGAAGTCCTTTGCTGTGGTAGCGCCAAGGTTGAAGCACGGATGTCTCAACgattcaaatttcaaataacCGTTTAATTTGGCATTCGTTTTTGCATCGACTTCGTCCACAATGGTTGGCCTACAAGAGGGAGTACCTAGAGATTCTGATGTTCTTGTTATGGACAAAAGACAGTCTATATTAGAAATGGCCTGTATAGTAGGCATCCAAATTGAATTATAATGCGCGTCGAATTTTTGACATAACCTGTTCtttaaatcttcttctagCGTCTTGTGCAGTTCCTTTGCCTCTGCCATTGATCTCGCCAGGGTCCTTACTTCGTCGGAATAATATCTCTTATAGGTTTTGTTTGCCGCCATTTGAACCCAGTTTGATGGAACTCTTGCAGTAACAGACACGGGAATTTCAATTGTGTATATCTCTTTTCCAGAATCTTTATATTGAATATTGGAGCATTTGAACTCTTTCCTGTAACGcaccaaaattttcattaatTCGCCTTCTAACTCCTGTATTTTATCCAATGATTTATCAAATTCCACATCAAACCCCCTTTGTGGAACGATGACGTTTTCGTTGATTGCTCTCTGTCTTTCAAACGCATTTGTCCAGTTTTCAACACCTTCGACAAGCTCCTCAGGAAAAGACGATATATATTGTGAAACGTCTCCCTTTAAGTTATTATTCTGCAAAGAGCTTTGCAGCTGAACAATCGTTTCAAGTGCAGTTataactttttcaaaatctctTACTTTAATCGTTCGACTGTGAATACGGGCCAACATTCTCTCCAAATCAGGTAGTTTAGAAAATGTACTTTCAAGATCTTCTCTCAAAGTAATATCTTGCAACAAGGAGTCAATGCTATCAAGCCTATTCTCAATATCATTTTTATGCAAAAGTGGATGCATTAGccactttttcatcattcttTTACCCATTGGAGTAATAGCCCTGTTGAATAATTTGAACAGTGTTCCCTTATCGGAACCATCAAacgaattggaaaaaatttccaagTTTTGCAAAGTTATACCATCCAAAACCATAGAATGTTGGgattttacaaaattgtattctttgatatttttcatcgaaATTAGATTCTCATCTAATTTTAACCATTTTAAATAATACAATAAACCACCAAAAGCACTGAAACCGACATTTTTTCCCATATCGTGATAATTCT
This is a stretch of genomic DNA from Saccharomyces kudriavzevii IFO 1802 strain IFO1802 genome assembly, chromosome: 4. It encodes these proteins:
- the GIS1 gene encoding histone demethylase GIS1 (similar to Saccharomyces cerevisiae GIS1 (YDR096W) and RPH1 (YER169W); ancestral locus Anc_8.234) produces the protein MEIKPVEVIDGVPVFKPSMMEFANFQYFIDEITKLGLENGIVKVIPPKEWLDLLEGTPSVESLKSIRINSPIHQNVKRWDRQGNDIFTIGSSHGNESYNLMQWKNLFAKSGSRINQSSQGDESLEENYNLDNQQDYYDLTRLQALETDFWKSVAFSKPLYGVDENSSIFPYDLTLWNLNNLSDSISSSNGHLLFGQSKSTFPWHLDEQNKCSVHYLHFGGPKQWYSIPCSSTDQFLDFLSKDLPTDKKNCPAFMSHQNILTSPDFLKEHDIKFNRVPQFQHEFIITFPYSAYSGFDYSYNLCESTEFLLDRQTVLRKQPLKCLCGPKKEEEKTGAFSNLSYDSNESEQRESINDNDNDNDLFQKVRSFDELLNHSSQELQNLEDNKNPLFSNINMTRPQSSSLRSTTPTGVNQFLNMNQTTISRISSPLLSRMMDLSNIVEPTLDVPTSKFKRKVLTPQLPQMNIPSNSSNFGTPSLTNTNSLLSNITATSTNPSTLTNGNQNYNNSNNNNDDDDNNNNNNNNISNNNNNSNNNDNNSNGVANATAAIAATNNTTGANSTTNNSSNNNISTVPSSMMHSSTLNGSSGLGGDNDDNMLALSLATLANSATASPRLTLPPLSSPMNSNGNIAFNGNSSNGNNSYSNGAAVATGAATSAPHSLPIVSPNPTYSPNPLSLYLTNSKNPLNSGLAPLSPSTSNIPFLKRNNVVTLNISREASKSPISSFVNDYRSPLGVSNPLMYSSTINDYSNGTGIRQNSNNINPLDAGPSFSPLHKKPKILSGDDNSNNNSNFDYSFTGNKQEPTSAILNDNTNNDDNYRNSSMNNNGIGYHSHSSKFGENEVIMSDHGKIYICRECNRQFSSGHHLTRHKKSVHSGEKPHSCPRCGKRFKRRDHVLQHLNKKIPCTQEMENAKVAES
- the MSH6 gene encoding mismatch repair ATPase MSH6 (similar to Saccharomyces cerevisiae MSH6 (YDR097C); ancestral locus Anc_8.235) — its product is MAPATPKASKTAHLKNASTSSQKKMKQSSLLSFFSKQMPSGTPSKKDCRPTSVTPQNSHTEKVTEKPESKKAGQLFVDIDGDNDLTMAEETLSTAKSETAHSQEPQSDTLLNANVTDVKSAITADDDMSSSSQSPRTHKRKVNYAESDEEVSSTTFGTKRKRSKVIDSESDEDEYVPDKNEADEDDDDNDVIESKGDVKHELDDNGDDDDDDLLSLAEATSKRKIPNISHSSSPFTGSTSHMNSKDKSRPKQIRSRSYTPPRSQKSAVSKSSKFNKQNEERYQWLVDERDAQRRSKNDPEYDPRTLYIPSSAWNKFTPFEKQYWEIKSKMWDCIVFFKKGKFFELYEKDALLANALFDLKIAGGGRANMQLAGIPEMSFEYWAAQFIQMGYKVAKVDQRESMLAKEMREGSKGIVKRELQCILTSGTLTDGDMLHSDLATFCLAIREEPGNYYNQAQLDSSTMAKKLSTKIFGAAFIDTATGEIQMLEFEDDSECTKLDTLMSQVKPMEVVMERNNLSTLANKIVKFNSAPNAIFNEVKAGEEFYDSDKTYSEIISSAYFPTEEDWPDILKNYHDMGKNVGFSAFGGLLYYLKWLKLDENLISMKNIKEYNFVKSQHSMVLDGITLQNLEIFSNSFDGSDKGTLFKLFNRAITPMGKRMMKKWLMHPLLHKNDIENRLDSIDSLLQDITLREDLESTFSKLPDLERMLARIHSRTIKVRDFEKVITALETIVQLQSSLQNNNLKGDVSQYISSFPEELVEGVENWTNAFERQRAINENVIVPQRGFDVEFDKSLDKIQELEGELMKILVRYRKEFKCSNIQYKDSGKEIYTIEIPVSVTARVPSNWVQMAANKTYKRYYSDEVRTLARSMAEAKELHKTLEEDLKNRLCQKFDAHYNSIWMPTIQAISNIDCLLSITRTSESLGTPSCRPTIVDEVDAKTNAKLNGYLKFESLRHPCFNLGATTAKDFIPNDIELGKEQPRLGLLTGANAAGKSTILRMACIAVIMAQMGCYVPCESAVLTPIDRIMTRLGANDNIMQGKSTFFVELAETKKILDLATNRSLLVVDELGRGGSSSDGFAIAEGVLHHVATHIQSLGFFATHYGTLASSFKHHPQVRPLKMSILVDEATRNVTFLYKMLEGQSEGSFGMHVASMCGISKDIIDNAQIAADNLEHTSRLAKERDLAANNLEGEVVSLSGGLQSDFVRIVYGDGLQNTKLGSGEGVLNYDWNIKGNVLKSLFSIIDNLDS